Proteins co-encoded in one Methanobrevibacter gottschalkii DSM 11977 genomic window:
- a CDS encoding hemolysin family protein has product MIGTTLKIVIIIILIILTGYLSMAELAVVSIRKAKMQKYLEDGNKNAQIVFDLLEDPNEFLSTVQIGISLIGVLTGAFGGITLAEPLAKIIYFIPYSDMISVVLVVLVTTYLTLVIGEIVPKVIALNDPEKVSLKVAKSMVILSKISKPASFVLAKSSSFLLWVLRIENKNDEIVTEEEIELMIKEGREDGTIEKEEEDIIKRVFKLDDKKVESIMTPRNEIIWINLEDSRDINKIKIVESKRSIFPIAKGELDDFIGVVQAKDILSVMFSEEEFDINTIIKEPLVVSEHLETLELLKEFKENQGYVHMSLVIDEFGSVEGLITLNDLLEGIVGDIPGIDEEDEPEAIKREDGTWLIDGRYPIDKFKKLFKFEDPLPDEEEDNYTTLAGFILSISGTIPDEEDKYECGRFIFEIIDIDGHQIDKVLVTDLGPQEDIEEE; this is encoded by the coding sequence ATGATTGGAACGACACTCAAAATAGTTATAATTATAATACTAATTATTCTTACTGGATATTTATCAATGGCCGAACTTGCTGTTGTATCTATAAGAAAAGCAAAAATGCAAAAATACTTAGAAGATGGAAATAAAAATGCACAAATTGTTTTTGATTTATTAGAAGATCCAAATGAATTTTTATCCACAGTTCAAATTGGAATTTCACTTATTGGTGTTTTAACTGGTGCATTTGGTGGAATAACACTTGCAGAACCTTTAGCTAAAATAATCTATTTCATACCATATAGTGACATGATTAGTGTGGTGTTGGTTGTTCTTGTAACTACATACTTAACATTAGTAATAGGGGAAATTGTACCTAAAGTCATTGCTCTAAACGACCCTGAAAAAGTTTCTCTTAAAGTTGCTAAAAGCATGGTAATTCTTTCTAAAATTTCAAAACCCGCTAGTTTTGTTCTTGCAAAGTCAAGTAGTTTTCTTCTATGGGTATTGAGAATCGAAAACAAAAATGATGAAATAGTTACCGAAGAAGAAATAGAATTAATGATTAAAGAAGGAAGGGAAGACGGAACTATTGAAAAAGAAGAAGAAGACATTATAAAAAGAGTTTTCAAACTTGACGATAAAAAAGTTGAAAGCATAATGACTCCACGTAATGAGATTATTTGGATTAACCTTGAAGATAGTAGGGACATCAACAAAATAAAAATTGTTGAAAGTAAAAGATCTATTTTTCCAATAGCAAAAGGAGAATTAGATGATTTTATTGGAGTTGTGCAAGCAAAAGACATTCTTTCAGTGATGTTTAGTGAAGAAGAATTTGATATCAATACTATAATAAAAGAACCTTTGGTTGTATCCGAACACCTAGAAACCTTAGAATTATTAAAAGAATTCAAAGAAAACCAAGGATATGTACATATGTCTCTTGTAATCGATGAATTCGGAAGTGTTGAAGGTTTAATAACATTAAACGATTTGCTTGAAGGTATTGTAGGAGATATTCCTGGAATTGATGAAGAAGATGAACCTGAAGCAATTAAAAGAGAAGATGGAACTTGGTTAATTGATGGAAGATACCCTATTGATAAATTTAAAAAACTATTTAAATTTGAAGATCCATTACCTGATGAAGAGGAAGACAATTATACTACTCTTGCAGGATTTATCCTCAGCATCAGTGGAACAATCCCTGATGAAGAAGATAAATATGAATGTGGAAGATTCATATTTGAAATTATTGATATTGATGGCCACCAAATTGATAAAGTTCTTGTAACTGATTTAGGACCACAAGAAGATATTGAAGAGGAATAA
- a CDS encoding calcium/sodium antiporter has translation MDSGIIIQVVLLIVGFVFLIKGSDIFVDGSSSIASLLKVPTIIVGLTIVAFGTSAPEAAVSIISSINGNNAMAVSNIIGSNIFNILIIIGVGTLLGDLLMEKNVLNRDLPILIGVTLLLTAFIIIGWNISTIEGIILLAIIVVYVFSLIHSSKKDSHAHDVDKPKLSTKKSISFIIIGLVGIILGGDLVVKSASTIAISFGMSETLVGLTIVAIGTSLPELVTSLTALKKGENQLVIGNVIGSNIFNMLFVLGASSAISEIPLDSSLLVDVMFMIFITLLCFIFGKTQEKYDKKEGIIFIALFIAYMAFAILRN, from the coding sequence ATGGATAGCGGAATAATTATTCAAGTTGTATTATTAATTGTAGGGTTTGTATTTTTAATTAAAGGATCGGATATTTTTGTTGATGGTTCAAGCAGCATTGCATCACTTCTAAAAGTACCGACAATAATTGTTGGTTTAACTATTGTGGCATTTGGAACAAGTGCTCCCGAAGCAGCCGTTTCAATAATATCTTCAATTAATGGAAATAATGCAATGGCAGTTAGCAATATCATTGGAAGTAACATATTCAATATATTAATCATCATAGGTGTTGGTACATTACTTGGCGATTTATTAATGGAAAAAAATGTTTTAAACAGAGATTTGCCTATCCTAATAGGAGTTACATTGCTATTAACTGCATTTATCATTATTGGATGGAACATATCCACTATTGAAGGAATAATTTTACTTGCAATTATTGTTGTTTATGTATTTTCACTTATTCATTCTTCAAAAAAAGATAGTCATGCACATGATGTAGATAAACCAAAATTAAGCACTAAAAAGAGCATATCCTTTATCATTATCGGACTGGTGGGAATTATTCTTGGTGGAGATTTAGTTGTAAAAAGTGCTTCAACTATTGCAATCTCCTTTGGAATGAGTGAAACATTAGTAGGATTGACCATTGTAGCAATCGGTACATCATTACCTGAACTTGTAACTTCACTTACTGCTTTAAAAAAAGGAGAAAATCAATTAGTTATAGGTAATGTAATTGGATCAAATATTTTCAACATGTTATTTGTTTTAGGTGCAAGTAGTGCAATAAGTGAAATACCACTCGATTCAAGTTTACTTGTTGATGTCATGTTTATGATATTTATTACATTATTATGTTTCATATTTGGTAAAACACAAGAAAAATATGACAAAAAAGAAGGTATTATATTCATAGCATTATTTATTGCATATATGGCTTTCGCAATCCTGAGAAATTAA
- a CDS encoding TIGR00269 family protein produces the protein MSKLNKDEFNDYIFTRINTLIHDYELIREGELIAVALSGGKDSVLTLHALKNYQNQLDFDLVAISVDEGIEGYRQHGIDSAVSNANELGIELIQKSFKEEEGFALDDIYQDFKSACIPCGVFRRNILNKTAYEIGAVKIATGHNLDDEIQSFLMSFARGDTIKFSKFGPELDVIHPKLVPRIKPLWNTPEKEVGMWAIINDINIHLDECPYSHLSLRAKIKEFLNVSEDKYPGVKNNVMESFQKILTFENDISANLNECELCGEPTSSNICKACELKELISQDCESHICNK, from the coding sequence ATGTCTAAATTAAACAAAGATGAATTTAATGATTATATTTTTACAAGGATTAATACATTAATTCATGACTATGAATTGATTAGGGAAGGGGAATTAATTGCTGTTGCATTGTCCGGTGGTAAGGATAGTGTATTAACTTTACATGCACTAAAAAATTATCAAAATCAATTGGATTTTGATTTAGTAGCTATTAGTGTGGATGAAGGAATTGAAGGTTACAGGCAACATGGCATTGATTCTGCTGTTAGTAATGCTAATGAGTTGGGCATTGAATTAATTCAAAAATCATTTAAAGAGGAAGAGGGATTCGCATTAGATGATATCTATCAAGACTTTAAAAGTGCATGCATTCCATGTGGCGTTTTTAGAAGAAATATTTTAAATAAAACTGCATATGAGATAGGTGCAGTTAAAATAGCTACTGGGCACAATTTAGATGATGAAATACAATCTTTTTTAATGAGTTTTGCACGAGGGGATACAATTAAATTCTCAAAATTTGGGCCTGAACTTGATGTTATACATCCAAAATTGGTTCCGAGAATAAAACCATTATGGAACACACCTGAAAAAGAAGTTGGAATGTGGGCTATAATTAATGATATTAATATACATTTAGATGAATGTCCGTATTCTCATTTGTCTCTAAGAGCTAAAATTAAAGAATTTTTAAATGTTAGTGAAGATAAATATCCTGGTGTTAAAAATAATGTGATGGAATCTTTCCAAAAGATATTAACTTTTGAAAATGATATATCTGCAAACCTTAATGAATGTGAATTATGTGGTGAGCCAACTTCATCTAATATTTGCAAGGCTTGCGAACTAAAAGAATTAATTTCTCAGGATTGCGAAAGCCATATATGCAATAAATAA
- a CDS encoding MTH1187 family thiamine-binding protein → MITCDFAILPVGTETTECKEYVTAAVQSIKDSGLSYQLTGMGTQIEADDLEELYTAIAKAQEAIFKLGIGRVYTVIKVDDRRDLENRTLDAKVSTVEEMLK, encoded by the coding sequence ATGATAACATGTGATTTTGCAATATTGCCTGTCGGAACCGAAACTACTGAATGTAAAGAGTATGTGACTGCAGCAGTCCAATCTATAAAAGATTCTGGACTTAGCTACCAATTAACCGGAATGGGAACACAAATTGAAGCAGATGATTTAGAAGAACTTTACACTGCAATAGCTAAAGCACAGGAAGCAATTTTCAAACTTGGAATTGGTAGAGTGTATACAGTTATAAAAGTAGATGATAGAAGAGACCTTGAAAATAGAACTTTAGATGCTAAAGTAAGTACAGTAGAGGAAATGTTAAAATAA